In the Prosthecomicrobium sp. N25 genome, one interval contains:
- the phnE gene encoding phosphonate ABC transporter, permease protein PhnE, translating to MAASALPSLDPALRDRLQRSYAAATRERRTRTLMGLALLAAAILLAGWVAEVQPAKFFANAGRFTKYLGDIAPTLSLATLPADLAEWFWGWKHWLALLGDTILIAYVGTLAGALGAFVLSFLAAANLARSRWACFAVRRLLEVCRTVPELVFALVFVVAFGLGPLPGVLAIAIHTMGALGKLFAEVVENIDMKPVDGVVSTGATFVQSVRFAVVPQVLSNFASYALLRFEINVRGAAIMGFVGAGGIGQDLIEAIRKFYYTDVSAILVMIIATVMIIDFSTERLRHALLSAEARR from the coding sequence CGAACGAGAACCCTCATGGGCCTCGCCCTGCTCGCGGCCGCCATCCTGCTGGCCGGGTGGGTGGCCGAGGTCCAGCCGGCCAAGTTCTTCGCCAATGCCGGTCGCTTCACGAAATACCTCGGAGACATCGCCCCGACGCTCTCCCTTGCGACGCTTCCGGCCGACCTCGCCGAGTGGTTCTGGGGATGGAAGCACTGGCTGGCGCTCCTCGGAGACACCATCCTGATCGCCTACGTCGGTACGCTCGCCGGCGCTCTCGGCGCCTTCGTGCTGTCCTTCCTGGCCGCCGCGAACCTTGCCCGGTCGCGCTGGGCCTGCTTCGCGGTCCGGCGTCTGCTCGAGGTCTGCCGGACCGTCCCGGAACTCGTCTTCGCCCTGGTCTTCGTGGTCGCCTTCGGGCTCGGGCCGCTGCCCGGCGTACTCGCCATCGCGATCCACACCATGGGCGCGCTCGGCAAGCTCTTCGCCGAGGTGGTCGAGAACATCGACATGAAGCCCGTTGACGGCGTGGTCTCCACCGGCGCGACCTTCGTCCAGTCGGTCCGCTTCGCCGTGGTGCCGCAGGTGCTCTCCAATTTCGCCAGCTACGCCCTGCTCCGCTTCGAGATCAACGTGCGGGGGGCAGCCATCATGGGCTTCGTGGGTGCCGGCGGCATCGGCCAGGACCTGATCGAGGCGATCCGGAAATTCTACTACACCGACGTGAGCGCGATCCTGGTGATGATCATCGCGACGGTGATGATCATCGACTTCTCTACCGAGCGGCTGCGCCACGCCCTCCTGTCCGCGGAGGCCCGGCGATGA
- the phnH gene encoding phosphonate C-P lyase system protein PhnH: MNVPVTAAGFDSPVHDAQATFRSAMRALAEPGTIRTVEPALVAPGPVGPAVAALLLALADFETPVWLDAGTLAAPGLADFLRFQTGAPVTADPGRASFGVVSDPAAFEGLDRFAQGTLEYPDRSTTLIVQVASLAAGGPFRLSGPGIPGERRLAVAPEIPGLVESLSRNHERFPRGVDLILAAGDRIVGLPRTTRVMRDL, encoded by the coding sequence ATGAACGTCCCCGTCACGGCAGCCGGCTTCGATTCCCCCGTCCACGATGCCCAGGCCACCTTCCGATCCGCCATGCGCGCCCTCGCGGAGCCGGGCACGATCCGCACCGTCGAGCCGGCGCTGGTCGCCCCCGGTCCGGTCGGCCCGGCGGTCGCGGCCCTTCTCCTGGCGCTCGCCGACTTTGAGACGCCGGTCTGGCTCGACGCCGGTACGCTCGCCGCGCCGGGCCTCGCCGACTTCCTCCGCTTCCAGACCGGCGCCCCGGTCACCGCCGACCCGGGCCGCGCTTCCTTCGGGGTCGTCAGCGACCCGGCCGCCTTCGAGGGCCTTGACCGCTTCGCCCAGGGCACCCTCGAGTATCCGGACCGGTCGACGACCCTCATCGTCCAGGTCGCGTCTCTCGCGGCGGGCGGTCCGTTCCGGCTCTCCGGTCCCGGCATCCCCGGCGAGCGGCGGCTCGCGGTGGCGCCGGAGATTCCGGGCCTCGTCGAGAGCCTGTCGCGCAACCACGAGCGCTTCCCGCGCGGCGTCGACCTGATCCTTGCCGCCGGTGACCGGATCGTCGGACTGCCCCGGACCACCCGCGTCATGAGGGACCTCTGA
- the phnE gene encoding phosphonate ABC transporter, permease protein PhnE: MSMPVANALPAGPFADLDRAALAARHPDIFRPTLRMRLVVVGILLALVALFVFGLWRLEFSATRILSGLGQLGTFAVLMLPPDPGSWSRFWLFLHGLAETLAIAFLGTLLAATLALPFGFLAARNVVPNWIFHFGLRRFLDTLRGVDTLIWALVWINVVGLGPFAGVLAIMSSDFGAFGKLFSEAIETADRKPVEGVVSAGGSRLHEVRFGLLPQVLPVILSQVLYYFESNTRSATIIGIVGAGGIGLHLSEAIRTLEWQQVSALVLMILVTVSALDWLSTRLRFAVIGRRAAP, from the coding sequence ATGAGCATGCCCGTCGCGAACGCCCTCCCGGCCGGCCCTTTCGCGGACCTCGACCGTGCCGCCCTGGCCGCCCGCCATCCCGACATCTTCCGTCCGACCCTCCGGATGCGCCTCGTCGTGGTCGGGATCCTCCTCGCGCTCGTCGCCCTCTTCGTCTTCGGCCTGTGGCGGCTCGAGTTCTCCGCGACCCGCATCCTCTCGGGCCTCGGCCAGCTCGGCACTTTCGCGGTCCTCATGCTGCCCCCGGATCCGGGTTCCTGGTCGCGCTTCTGGCTCTTTCTCCACGGCCTGGCCGAGACTCTGGCGATCGCCTTCCTGGGCACCCTGCTGGCGGCCACGCTCGCCCTGCCGTTCGGCTTCCTGGCGGCCCGCAACGTCGTCCCGAACTGGATCTTCCACTTCGGCCTGCGGCGCTTCCTCGATACGCTCCGGGGCGTCGACACGCTGATCTGGGCGCTCGTCTGGATCAACGTCGTCGGGCTCGGCCCCTTCGCCGGGGTCCTCGCCATCATGAGCTCGGACTTCGGCGCCTTCGGCAAGCTCTTCTCCGAGGCGATCGAGACGGCGGACCGCAAGCCCGTCGAGGGCGTCGTCTCGGCGGGCGGATCGCGCCTCCACGAAGTGCGGTTCGGCCTGCTGCCGCAGGTCCTGCCCGTCATCCTCAGCCAAGTCCTCTACTACTTCGAATCCAACACCCGATCGGCCACCATCATCGGCATCGTCGGGGCCGGCGGCATCGGGCTCCACCTCTCCGAGGCGATCCGCACGCTCGAATGGCAGCAAGTCTCCGCCCTCGTCCTGATGATCCTGGTCACGGTCTCCGCCCTCGACTGGCTGTCCACGCGGCTCCGCTTCGCGGTCATCGGACGCCGAGCCGCGCCCTGA
- the phnG gene encoding phosphonate C-P lyase system protein PhnG has translation MDSSERRADPAGPESAARRRAMAAFAAAGIAEFEACDLVARAAETATDLRPPEAGLVMVRGRIGGDGAAFNLGEATVARASVRLAQGPVGHAYRLGRDTRTARLAAVADALWQAPATRAGIEASIVRPVEDRLAAEADLSSRRAAATRVDFFTLVRGED, from the coding sequence ATGGATTCGAGTGAGCGGCGGGCAGATCCCGCCGGCCCCGAAAGCGCCGCCCGCCGCCGCGCCATGGCGGCCTTCGCGGCTGCGGGGATTGCCGAATTCGAAGCCTGCGACCTCGTCGCCCGCGCCGCCGAGACGGCTACCGACCTTCGTCCGCCGGAAGCCGGACTGGTCATGGTCCGGGGCCGGATCGGGGGCGACGGCGCCGCGTTCAACCTCGGCGAAGCGACCGTGGCGCGCGCCTCGGTGCGCCTGGCGCAGGGCCCCGTCGGGCACGCGTACCGGCTCGGACGGGACACACGCACGGCCCGGCTGGCGGCGGTCGCGGACGCGCTCTGGCAGGCTCCCGCCACCCGTGCCGGCATCGAGGCGTCGATCGTGCGCCCGGTGGAGGACCGGCTCGCGGCCGAGGCCGATCTGTCGTCCCGTCGCGCCGCGGCGACCCGGGTCGACTTCTTCACGCTCGTCCGCGGCGAGGATTGA
- a CDS encoding carbon-phosphorus lyase complex subunit PhnI — protein MYVAVKGGEKAIAHAHRLLAHERRGDPSVPEISTEQIAGQLALAVDRVMAEGSLYDPEIASLAVKQARGDLIEAIFLVRAYRTTLPRFGYSAPVDTGRMAVVRRVSATYKDLPGGQVLGPTFDYTHRLIDFDLHQGGIPDAPAEAAVPLESAPHVTALLDGEGLIEPNPAPVPGPDGAPAEPGDLTREPLAFPAGRDLRLQNLARGDEGFVLSLGYSTQRGYGRTHAFAGEIRIGDVEVEFFAEELGFAVPLGRLPLTECEMVNQFKGSASVPPQFTRGYGLVFGQLERKAMSMALVDRALRAAELGEEVGAPAQDEEFVLSHSDNVQATGFVEHLKLPHYVDFQAELGLVRRMRREHAERVADGAREAAE, from the coding sequence ATGTACGTCGCCGTCAAGGGTGGCGAGAAGGCCATCGCGCATGCCCATCGGCTGCTCGCGCACGAGCGCCGTGGCGACCCGTCCGTCCCTGAGATCTCTACGGAGCAGATCGCCGGCCAGCTCGCCCTGGCGGTCGATCGTGTCATGGCCGAGGGCTCGCTCTACGACCCGGAGATCGCCAGCCTGGCCGTCAAGCAGGCACGCGGCGACCTGATCGAGGCCATCTTCCTGGTTCGCGCCTACCGCACCACGCTGCCCCGCTTCGGCTATTCGGCGCCCGTGGACACCGGCCGCATGGCCGTCGTCCGGCGCGTCTCCGCCACCTACAAGGACTTGCCCGGCGGGCAGGTGCTGGGACCGACCTTCGACTACACCCACCGGCTGATCGACTTCGATCTCCACCAGGGCGGCATTCCGGACGCCCCGGCCGAGGCCGCCGTCCCGTTGGAGAGCGCGCCCCACGTCACGGCGCTCCTGGACGGGGAAGGCCTCATCGAGCCCAACCCGGCCCCGGTCCCCGGCCCCGACGGCGCGCCGGCGGAGCCGGGCGACCTGACCCGAGAGCCGCTCGCGTTTCCGGCCGGGCGCGACCTGCGGCTGCAGAACCTGGCCCGCGGCGACGAGGGTTTCGTGCTTTCGCTCGGCTATTCCACCCAGCGCGGCTACGGCCGGACCCACGCCTTCGCGGGAGAGATCCGCATCGGCGACGTGGAGGTCGAATTCTTCGCCGAGGAGCTCGGCTTCGCGGTCCCGCTCGGCCGGCTGCCCCTGACCGAATGCGAGATGGTCAACCAGTTCAAGGGCTCGGCCAGCGTGCCGCCCCAGTTCACGCGCGGCTACGGGCTCGTCTTCGGCCAGCTGGAGCGCAAGGCCATGTCGATGGCGCTCGTCGACCGGGCCCTGCGCGCCGCCGAACTCGGCGAGGAGGTCGGTGCCCCGGCCCAGGACGAGGAGTTCGTCCTCTCGCATTCCGACAACGTCCAGGCCACCGGCTTCGTCGAGCACCTGAAGCTGCCGCACTACGTCGACTTCCAGGCGGAACTGGGCCTGGTTCGGCGCATGCGGCGCGAGCATGCCGAGCGCGTCGCGGACGGCGCCAGGGAGGCCGCCGAATGA